In Spirochaetaceae bacterium, the DNA window TACTCATTAGTTTAGGTATAGTTTTAAGTTTAGGATTAGCGGCTCCTTACCTTATTAAGAAATTTTCTAATTATGTCTTTAACCGAGCTACGTTCTCGGGCGCTAAATTGGCTTTTAACGGTAACTTTAGCAACTTTCCTAAATCTATTTTCGTCATATTTATTATTTTATTAGTTACAGCTTTTATCCCGGAATTTTTAGGCGCCGGCAGTGAAGATATGATTGCTGCCCTGCAAAGTGGCGACTACCAATTTTTAATTTCTGCTTACGGTATTCATTTTGTCATCAATTTACTCTCTTTGCTTATTAGCGCTCCGCTAACTGTAGCCGCTTACAAGTGGTGGTGCAGCCATACACGCATAGAAAGTATTAGGCCGCAAGAAACTTTGGCCCCAACTACCGAACCGGTAACTGTATAAATTAATGAGGGATAAGGAATAGAAAATAATTATAAAAGCGCATTCCTTATTCCCTCTATTATCTGCACCGTATCATCGGCATTAAAGCAACTGCTATAAGGTTTTAAACTGCGTAAAAAAGTTAGCTGCCGCTTAGCATAACGGCGGGTATTTTGTTTAATAGCCTCTTTAATTTCGGCTTCGCTGCTAAGATTAGGGTTAAACCACTCGGCATAACCAATAGCTTTCATCGCCGGGCTAGCCGCCGTTGCTCCCAGTTGTTTTAAGTTAGCTACTTCGGCAGCTAAACCGGCAGTAAACATAAACTCTATCCTTTCGTTAATCCTTTGATAAAGTTCTTCGCGCGGTCGTTCTAAAATAATAATGGTTAAGTTTAAATCTTTGCGCGGTTTAAGCGGCCGAGCAAAGCTGGAGAGCGGTCGTCCGGTATCATAAAACACCTCGAGAGCCCGGCTTACGCGGTAACTATCGT includes these proteins:
- a CDS encoding YjgN family protein, translated to VAANVTIWQINGTVLPTATEASHYYTNRFKLGLVTLLISLGIVLSLGLAAPYLIKKFSNYVFNRATFSGAKLAFNGNFSNFPKSIFVIFIILLVTAFIPEFLGAGSEDMIAALQSGDYQFLISAYGIHFVINLLSLLISAPLTVAAYKWWCSHTRIESIRPQETLAPTTEPVTV